One Coregonus clupeaformis isolate EN_2021a unplaced genomic scaffold, ASM2061545v1 scaf0053, whole genome shotgun sequence DNA segment encodes these proteins:
- the LOC121537587 gene encoding neural cell adhesion molecule 1-like isoform X3 — MAESMLILRMCSIMLVLGFSESKMQIISHTADVLLGENSMLLCKAGGEGEITWQKDGEDAEDEQFQKVDETSSKLFIRNAKMEDAGRYTCLCEFETGHRDNVSLTIFVYERPSFGQTPVYHEFLEGQDAVITCMVTGKPGVEVNWERDHQKLHSDAGRITRLKDNSLQIKNINRKDHGSYTCEGKIKDRHISEKIVITIFVNVPPTVKIHEEVKNVMAGPKTNVSLSCLVEGVPQPNITWTTPDSSDESRYKYNSDKSELIISSVVRSDYGEYICTAKNKIAESSAMIMLDVSERPGAMLSQEKMEVEPGQTLSVSCNVSGHPMPALQWVRKTNNDHLIKVDAGGGRVRMEDGYVLVIDNVTPSDGGLYSCMAISPVGNTSTDFSLQTWPGKASQVSGTPGPTSVHFTMGASLVDGGSPITNFILQWKTGSENNWQERVIQSTDPLVITHLFPYTSYSVRFAPQNNLGQAGFSDELTVRTQGIREPDSPFLVASEGKVEGNMFSIPLTQLDNGGSPIIHYIVRYRVNKVDKDWRQKDLPSNSTVINLHDLQYNSDYHMEVLAVNPNGSSSPAKLNFNIPQPVAKMNQGGMGKGAVAGIVMLIFLVLLIAMDATCCYTNRCGMLMFLAVKLFGQKVPGMKTVEEGDGISNGKTSPNGDPATEA; from the exons ATGGCTGAATCGATGCTCATCTTGAGAATGTGTTCCATAATGCTGGTCCTTGGTTTTTCAG AGTCCAAAATGCAAATCATCTCCCACACAGCAGATGTGTTACTGGGTGAGAATTCCATGCTCCTCTGCAAAG CTGGTGGGGAAGGAGAGATCACCTGGCAGAAAGATGGAGAGGATGCTGAAGATGAACAGTTTCAGAAAGTGGATGAGACATCGTCAAAACTGTTCATCAGGAATGCCAAGATGGAGGATGCAGGACGGTACACATGCCTCTGTGAATTTGAGACAGGTCACAGAGATAATGTATCCTTGACCATCTTTGTCTACG AGCGGCCATCCTTCGGGCAAACACCGGTCTACCATGAGTTCCTGGAGGGTCAAGATGCGGTTATCACCTGCATGGTCACTGGCAAGCCGGGGGTGGAAGTCAACTGGGAGAGGGACCATCAGAAACTGCACTCTGACG CAGGTCGGATCACAAGACTGAAAGACAACTCTCTACAGATCAAGAACATCAACAGGAAGGATCATGGATCCTATACCTGTGAGGGCAAAATCAAGGACCGGCACATTTCCGAAAAGATCGTCATCACCATTTTTGTCAACG TTCCTCCCACAGTGAAGATCCATGAGGAGGTGAAGAATGTCATGGCCGGACCAAAGACCAATGTCTCCCTCAGTTGCCTGGTCGAGGGAGTCCCCCAACCGAACATCACCTGGAcaac CCCAGACTCTTCAGATGAGTCCCGCTACAAGTACAACTCAGACAAGAGTGAGCTGATTATCTCGTCCGTAGTCAGGAGTGACTATGGAGAGTACATCTGCACGGCCAAGAATAAGATCGCAGAGAGCAGTGCCATGATCATGCTGGATGTCTCAG AGCGTCCTGGAGCAATGCTGAGCCAGGAGAAGATGGAGGTGGAGCCTGGCCAGACACTCTCAGTGTCCTGTAACGTCTCAGGACACCCTATGCCCGCGCTGCAGTGGGTCAGGAAGACCAACAATGACCACCTCATAAAAGTG GACGCTGGTGGAGGTCGAGTGAGAATGGAGGATGGCTATGTCCTGGTCATTGACAATGTGACACCCTCTGATGGAGGGCTATACAGCTGCATGGCTATCAGTCCTGTTGGCAACACCTCCACAGACTTCAGCCTGCAGA CCTGGCCAGGTAAAGCATCCCAGGTGAGTGGCACCCCAGGGCCCACATCGGTCCACTTCACCATGGGGGCTTCCCTGGTGGACGGGGGCTCTCCCATCACCAACTTCATCCTCCAGTGGAAGACAGGAAGTGAGAACAATTGGCAGGAGAGAGTCATCCAGTCCACAG ACCCCCTGGTGATCACACATCTGTTTCCCTACACCTCCTACTCTGTCCGATTTGCCCCTCAGAACAACCTGGGTCAGGCAGGTTTCTCAGACGAGCTCACCGTCCGCACACAGGGCATAC gggAACCAGATAGCCCGTTCCTGGTGGCCAGCGAGGGGAAGGTTGAGGGCAATATGTTCTCAATCCCTTTAACGCAGTTGGACAACGGAGGCTCCCCCATTATCCACTACATTGTCCGCTACAGAGTG aATAAGGTGGACAAGGACTGGAGGCAGAAGGACCTGCCATCCAACTCGACAGTGATCAACCTCCATGACCTGCAGTATAATTCAGACTACCACATGGAGGTGCTAGCCGTCAACCCCAACGGCTCCTCCAGCCCCGCCAAGCTCAACTTCAACATCCCACAGCCTG TAGCCAAGATGAATCAGGGTGGGATGGGCAAAGGGGCTGTGGCAGGCATTGTCATGCTCATCTTCTTGGTGCTACTGATCGCCATGGATGCCACCTGTTGCTATACCAACCGCTGCGGCATGCTGATGTTCTTGGCTGTCAAGCTGTTTGGGCAGAAGGTCCCTGGGATGAAGACTGTGGAGGAGGGTGACGGCATCTCTAATGG GAAAACGTCCCCCAATGGAGATCCTGCCACAGAGGCCTGA
- the LOC121537587 gene encoding neural cell adhesion molecule 1-like isoform X1 yields the protein MAESMLILRMCSIMLVLGFSESKMQIISHTADVLLGENSMLLCKAGGEGEITWQKDGEDAEDEQFQKVDETSSKLFIRNAKMEDAGRYTCLCEFETGHRDNVSLTIFVYERPSFGQTPVYHEFLEGQDAVITCMVTGKPGVEVNWERDHQKLHSDAGRITRLKDNSLQIKNINRKDHGSYTCEGKIKDRHISEKIVITIFVNVPPTVKIHEEVKNVMAGPKTNVSLSCLVEGVPQPNITWTTPDSSDESRYKYNSDKSELIISSVVRSDYGEYICTAKNKIAESSAMIMLDVSERPGAMLSQEKMEVEPGQTLSVSCNVSGHPMPALQWVRKTNNDHLIKVDAGGGRVRMEDGYVLVIDNVTPSDGGLYSCMAISPVGNTSTDFSLQTWPGKASQVSGTPGPTSVHFTMGASLVDGGSPITNFILQWKTGSENNWQERVIQSTDPLVITHLFPYTSYSVRFAPQNNLGQAGFSDELTVRTQGIREPDSPFLVASEGKVEGNMFSIPLTQLDNGGSPIIHYIVRYRVNKVDKDWRQKDLPSNSTVINLHDLQYNSDYHMEVLAVNPNGSSSPAKLNFNIPQPVAKMNQGGMGKGAVAGIVMLIFLVLLIAMDATCCYTNRCGMLMFLAVKLFGQKVPGMKTVEEGDGISNGDLKLNGLGIPRDSIPKLQTQDVAKNGLQAEVTCDKAPLTKFEKTSPNGDPATEA from the exons ATGGCTGAATCGATGCTCATCTTGAGAATGTGTTCCATAATGCTGGTCCTTGGTTTTTCAG AGTCCAAAATGCAAATCATCTCCCACACAGCAGATGTGTTACTGGGTGAGAATTCCATGCTCCTCTGCAAAG CTGGTGGGGAAGGAGAGATCACCTGGCAGAAAGATGGAGAGGATGCTGAAGATGAACAGTTTCAGAAAGTGGATGAGACATCGTCAAAACTGTTCATCAGGAATGCCAAGATGGAGGATGCAGGACGGTACACATGCCTCTGTGAATTTGAGACAGGTCACAGAGATAATGTATCCTTGACCATCTTTGTCTACG AGCGGCCATCCTTCGGGCAAACACCGGTCTACCATGAGTTCCTGGAGGGTCAAGATGCGGTTATCACCTGCATGGTCACTGGCAAGCCGGGGGTGGAAGTCAACTGGGAGAGGGACCATCAGAAACTGCACTCTGACG CAGGTCGGATCACAAGACTGAAAGACAACTCTCTACAGATCAAGAACATCAACAGGAAGGATCATGGATCCTATACCTGTGAGGGCAAAATCAAGGACCGGCACATTTCCGAAAAGATCGTCATCACCATTTTTGTCAACG TTCCTCCCACAGTGAAGATCCATGAGGAGGTGAAGAATGTCATGGCCGGACCAAAGACCAATGTCTCCCTCAGTTGCCTGGTCGAGGGAGTCCCCCAACCGAACATCACCTGGAcaac CCCAGACTCTTCAGATGAGTCCCGCTACAAGTACAACTCAGACAAGAGTGAGCTGATTATCTCGTCCGTAGTCAGGAGTGACTATGGAGAGTACATCTGCACGGCCAAGAATAAGATCGCAGAGAGCAGTGCCATGATCATGCTGGATGTCTCAG AGCGTCCTGGAGCAATGCTGAGCCAGGAGAAGATGGAGGTGGAGCCTGGCCAGACACTCTCAGTGTCCTGTAACGTCTCAGGACACCCTATGCCCGCGCTGCAGTGGGTCAGGAAGACCAACAATGACCACCTCATAAAAGTG GACGCTGGTGGAGGTCGAGTGAGAATGGAGGATGGCTATGTCCTGGTCATTGACAATGTGACACCCTCTGATGGAGGGCTATACAGCTGCATGGCTATCAGTCCTGTTGGCAACACCTCCACAGACTTCAGCCTGCAGA CCTGGCCAGGTAAAGCATCCCAGGTGAGTGGCACCCCAGGGCCCACATCGGTCCACTTCACCATGGGGGCTTCCCTGGTGGACGGGGGCTCTCCCATCACCAACTTCATCCTCCAGTGGAAGACAGGAAGTGAGAACAATTGGCAGGAGAGAGTCATCCAGTCCACAG ACCCCCTGGTGATCACACATCTGTTTCCCTACACCTCCTACTCTGTCCGATTTGCCCCTCAGAACAACCTGGGTCAGGCAGGTTTCTCAGACGAGCTCACCGTCCGCACACAGGGCATAC gggAACCAGATAGCCCGTTCCTGGTGGCCAGCGAGGGGAAGGTTGAGGGCAATATGTTCTCAATCCCTTTAACGCAGTTGGACAACGGAGGCTCCCCCATTATCCACTACATTGTCCGCTACAGAGTG aATAAGGTGGACAAGGACTGGAGGCAGAAGGACCTGCCATCCAACTCGACAGTGATCAACCTCCATGACCTGCAGTATAATTCAGACTACCACATGGAGGTGCTAGCCGTCAACCCCAACGGCTCCTCCAGCCCCGCCAAGCTCAACTTCAACATCCCACAGCCTG TAGCCAAGATGAATCAGGGTGGGATGGGCAAAGGGGCTGTGGCAGGCATTGTCATGCTCATCTTCTTGGTGCTACTGATCGCCATGGATGCCACCTGTTGCTATACCAACCGCTGCGGCATGCTGATGTTCTTGGCTGTCAAGCTGTTTGGGCAGAAGGTCCCTGGGATGAAGACTGTGGAGGAGGGTGACGGCATCTCTAATGG AGACTTGAAGTTGAATGGGCTAGGCATACCGAGGGATAGCATCCCAAAACTGCAGACACAAGATGTGGCAAAGAATGGGTTGCAGGCGGAGGTCACGTGCGACAAAGCGCCCCTCACCAAATTCGA GAAAACGTCCCCCAATGGAGATCCTGCCACAGAGGCCTGA
- the LOC121537587 gene encoding neural cell adhesion molecule 1-like isoform X2, which produces MAESMLILRMCSIMLVLGFSESKMQIISHTADVLLGENSMLLCKAGGEGEITWQKDGEDAEDEQFQKVDETSSKLFIRNAKMEDAGRYTCLCEFETGHRDNVSLTIFVYERPSFGQTPVYHEFLEGQDAVITCMVTGKPGVEVNWERDHQKLHSDGRITRLKDNSLQIKNINRKDHGSYTCEGKIKDRHISEKIVITIFVNVPPTVKIHEEVKNVMAGPKTNVSLSCLVEGVPQPNITWTTPDSSDESRYKYNSDKSELIISSVVRSDYGEYICTAKNKIAESSAMIMLDVSERPGAMLSQEKMEVEPGQTLSVSCNVSGHPMPALQWVRKTNNDHLIKVDAGGGRVRMEDGYVLVIDNVTPSDGGLYSCMAISPVGNTSTDFSLQTWPGKASQVSGTPGPTSVHFTMGASLVDGGSPITNFILQWKTGSENNWQERVIQSTDPLVITHLFPYTSYSVRFAPQNNLGQAGFSDELTVRTQGIREPDSPFLVASEGKVEGNMFSIPLTQLDNGGSPIIHYIVRYRVNKVDKDWRQKDLPSNSTVINLHDLQYNSDYHMEVLAVNPNGSSSPAKLNFNIPQPVAKMNQGGMGKGAVAGIVMLIFLVLLIAMDATCCYTNRCGMLMFLAVKLFGQKVPGMKTVEEGDGISNGDLKLNGLGIPRDSIPKLQTQDVAKNGLQAEVTCDKAPLTKFEKTSPNGDPATEA; this is translated from the exons ATGGCTGAATCGATGCTCATCTTGAGAATGTGTTCCATAATGCTGGTCCTTGGTTTTTCAG AGTCCAAAATGCAAATCATCTCCCACACAGCAGATGTGTTACTGGGTGAGAATTCCATGCTCCTCTGCAAAG CTGGTGGGGAAGGAGAGATCACCTGGCAGAAAGATGGAGAGGATGCTGAAGATGAACAGTTTCAGAAAGTGGATGAGACATCGTCAAAACTGTTCATCAGGAATGCCAAGATGGAGGATGCAGGACGGTACACATGCCTCTGTGAATTTGAGACAGGTCACAGAGATAATGTATCCTTGACCATCTTTGTCTACG AGCGGCCATCCTTCGGGCAAACACCGGTCTACCATGAGTTCCTGGAGGGTCAAGATGCGGTTATCACCTGCATGGTCACTGGCAAGCCGGGGGTGGAAGTCAACTGGGAGAGGGACCATCAGAAACTGCACTCTGACG GTCGGATCACAAGACTGAAAGACAACTCTCTACAGATCAAGAACATCAACAGGAAGGATCATGGATCCTATACCTGTGAGGGCAAAATCAAGGACCGGCACATTTCCGAAAAGATCGTCATCACCATTTTTGTCAACG TTCCTCCCACAGTGAAGATCCATGAGGAGGTGAAGAATGTCATGGCCGGACCAAAGACCAATGTCTCCCTCAGTTGCCTGGTCGAGGGAGTCCCCCAACCGAACATCACCTGGAcaac CCCAGACTCTTCAGATGAGTCCCGCTACAAGTACAACTCAGACAAGAGTGAGCTGATTATCTCGTCCGTAGTCAGGAGTGACTATGGAGAGTACATCTGCACGGCCAAGAATAAGATCGCAGAGAGCAGTGCCATGATCATGCTGGATGTCTCAG AGCGTCCTGGAGCAATGCTGAGCCAGGAGAAGATGGAGGTGGAGCCTGGCCAGACACTCTCAGTGTCCTGTAACGTCTCAGGACACCCTATGCCCGCGCTGCAGTGGGTCAGGAAGACCAACAATGACCACCTCATAAAAGTG GACGCTGGTGGAGGTCGAGTGAGAATGGAGGATGGCTATGTCCTGGTCATTGACAATGTGACACCCTCTGATGGAGGGCTATACAGCTGCATGGCTATCAGTCCTGTTGGCAACACCTCCACAGACTTCAGCCTGCAGA CCTGGCCAGGTAAAGCATCCCAGGTGAGTGGCACCCCAGGGCCCACATCGGTCCACTTCACCATGGGGGCTTCCCTGGTGGACGGGGGCTCTCCCATCACCAACTTCATCCTCCAGTGGAAGACAGGAAGTGAGAACAATTGGCAGGAGAGAGTCATCCAGTCCACAG ACCCCCTGGTGATCACACATCTGTTTCCCTACACCTCCTACTCTGTCCGATTTGCCCCTCAGAACAACCTGGGTCAGGCAGGTTTCTCAGACGAGCTCACCGTCCGCACACAGGGCATAC gggAACCAGATAGCCCGTTCCTGGTGGCCAGCGAGGGGAAGGTTGAGGGCAATATGTTCTCAATCCCTTTAACGCAGTTGGACAACGGAGGCTCCCCCATTATCCACTACATTGTCCGCTACAGAGTG aATAAGGTGGACAAGGACTGGAGGCAGAAGGACCTGCCATCCAACTCGACAGTGATCAACCTCCATGACCTGCAGTATAATTCAGACTACCACATGGAGGTGCTAGCCGTCAACCCCAACGGCTCCTCCAGCCCCGCCAAGCTCAACTTCAACATCCCACAGCCTG TAGCCAAGATGAATCAGGGTGGGATGGGCAAAGGGGCTGTGGCAGGCATTGTCATGCTCATCTTCTTGGTGCTACTGATCGCCATGGATGCCACCTGTTGCTATACCAACCGCTGCGGCATGCTGATGTTCTTGGCTGTCAAGCTGTTTGGGCAGAAGGTCCCTGGGATGAAGACTGTGGAGGAGGGTGACGGCATCTCTAATGG AGACTTGAAGTTGAATGGGCTAGGCATACCGAGGGATAGCATCCCAAAACTGCAGACACAAGATGTGGCAAAGAATGGGTTGCAGGCGGAGGTCACGTGCGACAAAGCGCCCCTCACCAAATTCGA GAAAACGTCCCCCAATGGAGATCCTGCCACAGAGGCCTGA
- the LOC121537322 gene encoding B-cell receptor CD22-like — MHCQYILPLSLLTLLSLTGTLAQTWSVWYRDKTAVICASKGSSVAFDCTYSYPATQQVIRKLWFTPRGGKKLDGSQQGDVVYDTSRLIKTRYSGRTEFYDQDNNCTLKLNNVTEDDSGRFFFRFHSNQGFTGPGGVDLNISVLSLKLNENGPVKERDHVTLACTSNCNPPQMEFLWFKDGRPLPGVSGVPGGQYPLGPLSPNDTGCYTCGLGQGTSTSILLDVIYASRDVSFKASPSPEVVKGSHLTLTCSNNANPAAETYTWFQRTGLLTSLRLGTGKEHTFNQMLFQKIYHTGIDIHQLLVWFGLVWFGPQWKA; from the exons ATGCACTGTCAATACATCCTACCGTTATCTCTGTTAACTCTGCTCTCCCTGACAG GCACACTGGCCCAGACCTGGTCTGTTTGGTACCGTGACAAGACTGCTGTTATCTGTGCATCAAAAGGCTCATCAGTGGCATTTGACTGTACATACAGCTACCCAGCTACCCAGCAAGTTATAAGAAAGCTATGGTTCACTCCGAGAGGTGGTAAAAAACTAGACGGCTCACAGCAGGGAGATGTAGTGTATGACACATCTAGACTGATTAAGACAAGATACAGTGGAAGAACAGAGTTTTATGACCAAGACAATAACTGCACACTGAAACTCAACAATGTGACTGAAGATGACAGTGGCAGATTTTTCTTCAGATTTCACTCAAATCAGGGATTTACAGGACCAGGGGGTGTAGACCTGAACATATCAG TCTTATCCCTAAAGTTAAATGAAAATGGCCCTGTTAAGGAGAGAGACCACGTCACCCTGGCCTGCACCTCCAACTGTAACCCTCCTCAAATGGAGTTCCTCTGGTTTAAAGATGGCCGCCCACTCCCTGGTGTCTCTGGTGTCCCTGGTGGGCAGTATCCCCTAGGTCCACTTTCCCCTAATGACACTGGGTGCTACACCTGTGGTCTGGGGCAAGGCACATCTACATCAATACTGCTGGATGTGATAT ATGCTTCAAGGGACGTTTCTTTTAAGGCCAGCCCGAGCCCTGAGGTAGTGAAAGGCAGTCATCTGACTCTGACCTGCAGCAATAACGCCAACCCTGCAGCAGAGACCTACACCTGGTTTCAGAGGACAGGACTGCTAACTTCACTAAGATTAGGGACGGGGAAAGAACACACCTTCAACCAAATGTTATTTCAAAAGATATACCATACTGGCATTGACATCCACCAACtgttggtttggtttggtttggtttggtttggccCACAGTGGAAAGCATGA
- the LOC123481231 gene encoding IgGFc-binding protein-like translates to MSMGTCHVSGARRFHSFNGSCFSLHGDCVYEMLEVVEKYGSMAPFVVSVQQLTKMDVAMVTRRVEIQAYKYKISMSPRVDDIAANLPLSLGDGKVRAYQNGINIVLVTDFGLMGTYDTVAGAIIQLPSTYKGVTGGLCGNYNDKKEDDFLLPSGLQEPSMEKFAAGWLVVLEGVKCQTGCDGGLKCPPSTGPPAACSIIKSTKGPFAQCHAVVPPQEHFEECMKEGEGGDALCRHLQTYVTFCQASGGIVSSWRSDQFCPLTCPANSHYELCADTCSSTCDSLSESPKCPLCQEGCQCDDGFVFDGGKCVLLENCGCVVDGHYYKSGQSVMLGNCSETCSCASGVFTCKNSQRGPEMWVEEWSHGLLQHRPL, encoded by the exons ATGAGCATGGGCACCTGCCATGTGAGCGGGGCGAGGAGATTCCACTCATTCAATGGCAGCTGCTTCAGCCTACACGGGGACTGTGTGTACGAAATGTTGGAGGTTGTGGAGAAATACGGTTCGATGGCTCCATTTGTTGTGTCAGTGCAGCAGTTGACCAAGATGGATGTTGCAATGGTCACCAGGAGGGTTGAAATACAGGCCTACAAATACAAGATATCTATGTCTCCCAGA GTGGATGACATTGCAGCAAATCTCCCACTGTCACTCGGAGATGGAAAGGTCAGGGCCTACCAGAATGGCATTAACATCGTCTTGGTAACAGACTTTGGCTTGATGGGGACCTACGACACTGTTGCTGGCGCCATCATACAGCTTCCATCCACTTACAAAGGTGTTACCGGTGGTCTCTGTGGCAACTATAATGACAAGAAGGAAGATGACTTCCTGCTGCCCAGTGGGCTGCAGGAGCCGTCTATGGAGAAGTTTGCAGCGGGGTGGTTGGTGGTTCTGGAAGGGGTCAAATGTCAGACAGGATGTGACGGTGGCTTGAAGTGTCCTCCCTCCACTGGACCCCCGGCGGCTTGTAGCATCATAAAGTCAACCAAGGGTCCATTTGCCCAATGCCATGCTGTTGTGCCACCACAAGAGCACTTTGAGGAGTGcatgaaggagggagagggtggggatGCCCTGTGCCGCCACTTACAGACGTATGTGACTTTCTGTCAGGCATCTGGTGGCATTGTCAGCAGCTGGAGATCTGACCAGTTTTGTC CTCTGACGTGTCCAGCTAACAGTCACTATGAGTTGTGTGCCGACACCTGTTCTTCCACCTGTGACTCTCTCAGTGAGTCTCCCAAATGCCCACTATGCCAGGAGGGCTGCCAGTGTGACGACGGCTTTGTGTTTGATGGTGGCAAGTGTGTCCTACTGGAGAACTGTGGCTGTGTGGTTGATGGACACTATTACAAG TCTGGCCAGTCTGTGATGCTGGGCAACTGTTCTGAGACCTGCAGCTGTGCTTCAGGAGTGTTCACCTGCAAGAACTCACAAAGAGGGCCAGAAATGTGGGTTGAAGAATGGAGTCATGGACTGCTACAGCacag ACCCCTGTGA